The genomic stretch TGCCTTGACATGTTTTCCCTTGGTGGAACCAAATCCGCTGAATCCCATAAGGCTAATCATGCtattgtcatcttcatcttcatcttctccttcttctactaTCTTGTTGTCGTTTACGTTAATGACATTAGATCCTATTTGTGACCCATCTCGAGACCTGGACCTTCCTCTACTGTTCTGTTCATCTTGGAACTCAGGGTTCTTAATGATGTTGTTGGCCGAAGTATTCAGCAAAGGTAGATCTTGCGCCAGAGTGATATCTTTATGATATAAACTTGATTTGTGAAGTTTCTCAGCTGAACGCTCGGGAGATCGTTCACGGTATGCTTTATTATTGGGAGTTAAAGGTGTAGACAATGAGTTCAagccagaatcagaagttATGAAAcctgttctttctttgcgAGGTGAGGATGACTGTGATATTCTTTCCTTATGGGGCAGTCGGGAACGAGAACGTGATATGGTTGACTCCTTCaaagacgatgaagacgagCTGTTCAAATAGGAGTCTTCTGTCTGCCCCAGCTTGAGGTTAATTCTGAACTTTTGCCTATCCATGAATTATATTTATAGAATTTATAGAAATCGATCTGAGAATGTTTCTGAATTTCTTGGTTTTCCAAGCGATAACGCAATATTAATGAACCTGATATGTATTGGTGACTATATGTGCGACattcaccaacttcttcagccaATTGTTCTTacaatgttgaagaaggagaacatTGATGACACCAAGGGCAATGTTATCTAGTCTTTGCTTAAATCCAAAATATTCCGGTGTCACGTGGGAGGGAAGACCGGGAAGtaaaaagaagatacaaCAATAGAAGGAAcgaatgaagaaagaataattAACAAACGAAAGCAATTGATAATGATCGGTTTGATTCTGTCCTTATATTCTAGGATTGTCTCCGAATCCGATTTTGGTTTCATAATCTGGCACTTGAGAGCATCTCATCGCTCCAGGGCAACTATGCTTGGATTAATCAAATAAATCTCGTGCTTGATCACGTGCTCCATCTCAAAAACATTTTTATATGTCTTAAGATCAGATTTTCAGGTAGCCTTAAAGAGCTTCTATATCACTATACAATGTCAGAGCAGAAGTTAACcaagaaacagagaaagGCTTTGGAATTCCGTCTGGAAAAGTCTaaggaagaaagagccgaagaaaaggaagagaaaaagagagcCAGAGAAAAAGAGGAAAATAGTAAAgtagaaaaggaagagaagaCTAAGGAAGACAAGAATAAGGAAGACAAGAATAAGGAAGAAACtgcagaagatgaacagcccaagaaaaagagaaaaactAGAAGAGGAAAGAAGGGAAAGGGAGCCAATGGAGGAAAGGGGCCCCGtttcattctttttgtAGGCAATTTGCCATATGACATTGAGCAGACAGAGCTTTTGTCTCATTTCAAGAACAGCAATCCTGACAGAATAAGACTCAGACAAGACAAGGGTATAGCGTTTTTGGAGTTCGACAACGATACTCAGGAGATCCAGAGTAAGATGGAATTGGCATTGAAGATGCACCATTCTACACTTCGAAACCGTAAGATCAATGTTGAGTTGACTGTAGGTGGAGGAGGTAACTCTGAAAATAGactcaacaagttgaaagaaaagaacgAGAAATTATTAGAGGAAAGAAGAGCTAAGGTCAAGGAAGATATCaaaaagaagtcaaaggAAGCCACATCTACGGCTCCAGCATCATCTGCATCCATTCATCCATCCAGAGCAGCATTGATTGGTTAGATTAAAATTGCATTCCTTTCGTGTACAATAGGTAGAAATACATTAATTATAATAATATAGACGTAAAAGTATTATATTTGTACGATGAAGCAAGAATATGTATGTTAAGGGTTCGAACAATAGAAATAACGGTAGATAATACATAGTCTTTGCCGAACTAAAGAAGTGGAGGGGAGAGATAGAAAGACAGTTTGAAAGAATGAACTATCTATTGACAATATATATCAATGGCTGTCTTTCAAAGCAAGGGAGGGTTTGTTATGAGAAGCTTACAAAATGGTGCATCTCTTAgctttcttgattcttCTATTGCCTCCCTTGCTAGCGTTAACAGGAGCAACACTGCTGGATTTGGTTGGACCAGAACCCTGACCCTGCGAAGAAGCAGCAACGTAGTCGCCTCTGGTGGGAGGGTCCAAAACTGCTCTGATGGCATAGTCAAAGATTTCCTTAACACCAACCTGAGTGGCAGCCGAGCATTCCAAGTAAGTGATAGCACCGACTTCTCTTGCCAACTTGTTACCCTGTTCTACGTTGATAGccttcaaattcttgtcGTTCAATTCATCCAATACATGCAAATCGTCCCTCAAGTCGATCTTTGTACCgaccaacaagatcaatatGTCCTTAGGCGAGTGATGCAATATTTCTGGTATCCATTTGGATTTCACGTTGTGGAAGGAATCGGGACTTATGACTGAAAAGCAcaccaagaagatttctGTCTGTGGATACGACAAGGGTCTCAATCTATCGTATTCTGCCTGACCAGCGGTATCCCACAAACCAAGCTTGATGGGCTCACCATCAATCATCACTGAGGCCGAGTAGTTGTCGAACACAGTGGGAATATAATCATTTGGGAAGGTATTGGTGGTATAGGAAATCAACAAACAGGTCTTACCAACACCACCATCACCAACGACAACAGATTTGATACTTCTCATTATCTATATGGTATTTGACGAGATGCAAAGATGAACGGCTGAAGAATAATCGCTAAAGCAAAGTAGGTATAAACTTAGAATTCGAGGACAATACAGTACAGAATATCAAGTCAGTCTATTCAATAACGATAACCAGCCAAAAAACAATAACTAGAATCACAGCAATAACTGGGATAACTTAATAtcaggttcaggttcaCAGAATTCACGACGATTTGTGAAAAGTAAGGAGCTCAGAAAGACGAAGGTAGACGAAAAATTCAAAGCTCAGATAAATCCACCAGATAGCAAAACAAAGAATccaattcaaaaaaaaattagCTTCAAAAAAAACAACACCTTTGACAGCCTGACAACAAAAGAGATGTTTCCACGTAGTCTAACACTGCTTATGGCAAAATGTGAGTCCAAACCACAAAATTAGCCAGACTTGATAAACATGAAATTTAAGGTCTGATTTTCTTTGGCACAGGCTCGTAGTGGCGAAACCAATATTTTCTCGCGTCTTAAATACTGCGGCACAGGTGCACCACCTGACTAACCACTGATTGTGATAAAATAGCCAGGTCCACCATCCACTACTGGGGTCCCAGTGCCGGAATAGGGCTGAAACTTGCTTGGTTACATAGAAGTGTAGCGGTTTGTTATTTATTTGATGGCGTTGCTGGTAAGCGGAGACACTTATCTACAGAAAATTAACAGTAGCCTTCACCGTATGGACAATGGGTGCAAACTGCTCTGCGGCAATGGTAGCTGGCTGGAGACAACTTTTGAGACAGGACCCCGTAGCTAACGAGGATATGTGCTTTTTCGTCTCTGCACATTTAGACATCTTAGTCCTGTTTGTCCAGGGTTTCTTTGTTCTCCCAACTGCTCCATATCGTAGCCCAATTAGGAAGCAAGACTACCGAGACTTGCATGTACTGCTCAGCTGTGAAACTGGAAAGCTGTACACAGCTCATTTCAGGCTGAACACCATAAACCCAAGGCGGCGAGCTGCATAGCAAAGCAAAACACATGATCAGCAGCACATGAGACGGAAAACAAACTCTCGTCAGTCTGTTGTTCGACGGATTACACCATCTTCAATAGTCGGAATATTTCTCTCGTTTGCGTCACGTGAATATGTACAATTCTATTAGCCCACTCTAAAATACTTAAGTAGGTCCGCGCTACCAAATGAAAAGTTCCCAGATACTGTACCCCATGATGTACTATATTTCCCCGGGTCTGGGTGTTGTTCAGCAATTGATTGCGTGTTTCCGGTAATATGTATATCTTTAGTCGAATGTACGCTCGCTAGTTGAAACATATTCGCTTATTTTCCCTCTCTAATGCGTTTATCCCAATTCAGCCCGATTTTCAGGCGAAgcttttgttcttcttctcgGTATTGCTCAGACTTTTCTCATGTAGTGATTGGAGGAGGGGTGGTAGGAACAGCAATTGCTGCTGAGCTACTGGAAGTTGCTGGCAACAGCGTTctccttgttgaaaagaatgaagatTTGGGCATGGAAACCACCTCAAGGAATTCGGAAGTGATACATGCTGGGTTGTACTACCCTCAACTCAGTCTCAAGGGACAACTCTGTATCCGAggaaagaacaaaatcTACGAAGCCAATGACAAGGGACTCTTTCAAGTGGCACTACAGAAGTGCGGAAAGTGGGTAGTTGCACAGAATGAACTGGAGGAAGCATATTTGGAAAAGCTTTATCAGAATAGTCGGGATCTTGGAGTTCCAGTGTCCATgatttctgcttctgaagCTAAGCGCAAGTATCCGTTGATAAGGGCTGAAGCTGGGGCTCTAAATAGTCCTACAACGGGTATCATTTCAGCACATGAGTTGACAACCTTCTATCAGAGTAAAGTAGAAAATAACGATGGAACAATTGCCCTTAACACCAGAGTAGTTGACATTGGCCCTAATTTGGCCACACCCAACTATACCTTAAGATTAGTTGATATAGAAGGTTCAGATATGGAAGTCACCACTGACAATGTCGTCAATTCTGCAGGTCTCTATGCTCAGAAAATAGCCAATCT from Scheffersomyces stipitis CBS 6054 chromosome 2, complete sequence encodes the following:
- the GPH2 gene encoding glycerol-3-phospate dehydrogenase (go_funtion oxidoreductase activity~go_process electron transport), whose protein sequence is MRLSQFSPIFRRSFCSSSRYCSDFSHVVIGGGVVGTAIAAELSEVAGNSVLLVEKNEDLGMETTSRNSEVIHAGLYYPQLSLKGQLCIRGKNKIYEANDKGLFQVALQKCGKWVVAQNESEEAYLEKLYQNSRDLGVPVSMISASEAKRKYPLIRAEAGALNSPTTGIISAHELTTFYQSKVENNDGTIALNTRVVDIGPNLATPNYTLRLVDIEGSDMEVTTDNVVNSAGLYAQKIANLVLPPDRQYQSYFAKGSYFSFQPEVALSHSKITDKLIYPCPNPNASSLGTHLTLDLGGQIRFGPDLEWLDIEDASEIDYRASTNNLDAAYKAIQTYFPSVTPGSLQPSYSGVRPKLLSAADSKKHFADFVIKEEDGFPGFVNLLGIESPGLTASWAIADYVKEIYHG
- a CDS encoding predicted protein, coding for MDRQKFRINLKSGQTEDSYLNSSSSSSLKESTISRSRSRSPHKERISQSSSPRKERTGFITSDSGLNSLSTPLTPNNKAYRERSPERSAEKLHKSSLYHKDITSAQDLPLSNTSANNIIKNPEFQDEQNSRGRSRSRDGSQIGSNVINVNDNKIVEEGEDEDEDDNSMISLMGFSGFGSTKGKHVKAAKGGAIKQEKKTEYRQYMNRSKGFNRPLSPGR
- the RAC1 gene encoding RHO small monomeric GTPase signal transduction (go_funtion GTP binding~go_process small GTPase mediated signal transduction) encodes the protein MRSIKSVVVGDGGVGKTCLLISYTTNTFPNDYIPTVFDNYSASVMIDGEPIKLGLWDTAGQAEYDRLRPLSYPQTEIFLVCFSVISPDSFHNVKSKWIPEILHHSPKDILILLVGTKIDLRDDLHVLDELNDKNLKAINVEQGNKLAREVGAITYLECSAATQVGVKEIFDYAIRAVLDPPTRGDYVAASSQGQGSGPTKSSSVAPVNASKGGNRRIKKAKRCTIL
- a CDS encoding predicted protein, with amino-acid sequence MSEQKLTKKQRKALEFRSEKSKEERAEEKEEKKRAREKEENKDEQPKKKRKTRRGKKGKGANGGKGPRFILFVGNLPYDIEQTELLSHFKNSNPDRIRLRQDKGIAFLEFDNDTQEIQSKMELALKMHHSTLRNRKINVELTVGGGGNSENRLNKLKEKNEKLLEERRAKVKEDIKKKSKEATSTAPASSASIHPSRAALIG